The Hevea brasiliensis isolate MT/VB/25A 57/8 chromosome 1, ASM3005281v1, whole genome shotgun sequence genome has a window encoding:
- the LOC110670485 gene encoding rust resistance kinase Lr10, whose protein sequence is MDLYFCNATCHQVTFFAFLVGLLPYLLTFLVLYRVTLCLCGTPCVISFLIYKWKRRHLSMYDNIEEFLQGHNNFLPIRYSYFDIKRITRGFKDKLGEGGYGLVYKGKLRSGQLVAIKILGKSKANGQEFINEVATIGRIYHVNVVRLIGFCVERSKRALVYEFMPNGSLDKHIFLRGGSSAISIEKMYEISLGVAQGIEYLHRGCNMQILHFDIKPHNILLNESFIPKISDFGLAKLYPPDNDVVSLTAARGTWGYMAPELINKNLGGASHKADVYSFGILLMEMVGRRKTLNASAEHLSQIYFPTWAYDKLSEGKDVELGDVSDEEKKIANKMVLIALWCTQLEPIHRPSMHAVIKMFEAEFETLEMPPKPLLSLQDKKKEDIEINVNPIGPTSTPTGDCMDSVSLVANAY, encoded by the exons ATGGATTTATATTTTTGCAACGCTACTTGTCATCAAGTaactttctttgcttttcttgtagGGTTGCTCCCTTATTTACTCACTTTCCTTG TGCTATATCGTGTGACATTATGCCTTTGTGGGACACCATGTGTTATCTCTTTTTTGATCTACAAATGGAAAAGAAGGCATTTATCAATGTATGATAACATTGAAGAATTTCTTCAAGGTCACAATAATTTCTTACCAATTAGATATTCTTACTTTGATATCAAAAGGATTACAAGAGGTTTTAAAGACAAATTGGGCGAAGGAGGTTATGGCCTTGTATACAAAGGAAAGCTTCGTAGTGGTCAATTGGTGGCAATAAAGATATTGGGTAAGTCTAAAGCTAATGGACAAGAGTTTATCAATGAAGTAGCTACTATTGGAAGAATTTACCATGTTAATGTGGTTCGCCTTATTGGTTTTTGTGTTGAGAGATCGAAACGTGCTCTTGTATATGAATTCATGCCTAATGGATCTCTTGATAAACATATATTTTTACGAGGAGGCAGTTCCGCAATTAGCATTGAAAAAATGTATGAAATTTCCCTTGGAGTCGCTCAAGGAATTGAATATCTTCATCGAGGTTGCAACATGCAGATTTTGCATTTTGATATCAAGCCACATAATATTCTTCTTAATGAAagttttattccaaaaatttcagattttggacTTGCCAAGTTATATCCACCAGATAATGATGTTGTTTCTCTCACAGCAGCAAGAGGAACTTGGGGTTACATGGCTCCAGAGTTGATCAACAAAAATCTTGGAGGTGCATCTCATAAAGCTGATGTATATagttttgggatcttattgatggAAATGGTTGGAAGAAGAAAGACCTTGAATGCATCTGCTGAGCATCTAAGCCAAATTTACTTTCCTACATGGGCTTATGACAAACTCAGTGAAGGAAAGGATGTAGAATTGGGAGATGTTTCAGATGaggaaaagaaaatagcaaaTAAGATGGTTCTAATAGCACTTTGGTGTACTCAATTGGAACCCATTCATCGTCCTTCAATGCATGCAGTTATAAAGATGTTTGAAGCAGAGTTTGAAACCCTAGAAATGCCTCCAAAGCCTTTACTTTCACTACAAGACAAGAAAAAAGAGGATATTGAAATCAACGTAAATCCTATAGGGCCAACAAGTACCCCAACAGGTGATTGTATGGATTCAGTTAGTTTGGTTGCAAATGCATATTAA
- the LOC131168910 gene encoding zinc finger BED domain-containing protein RICESLEEPER 2-like — MAVESCLLNWGIKRVFTVTVDNASSNDVVIAYLKKKIVGRGFSILNCKYLHMRCIAHIINLVVIDGLKETNVSVKRVRKAVRYIRQSSARLQKFKSCCDMEGIESKSSLCLDVCTRWNSTYLMLNAAQKFENAFDRYAAVDPYFKLNLQSGDSLPDSLDWENVRRVIDLLGHFYDLTLRISGSRNVTSNIFFNEISSVDCLLQKWQGSNDVELACMGDRMKVKFDKYWGDPDKMNKIIYVAVVVDPRHKLEFMEFALSTVYGKEKGMELAKKNKLAVYELFDEYKIIYQAEHGCGSSVTGNTSENNESEGVKKK, encoded by the coding sequence ATGGCAGTTGAGAGTTGTTTGCTAAATTGGGGAATTAAAAGAGTGTTTACAGTAACTGTTGATAATGCAAGTTCAAATGATGTTGTTATTGCCtatttgaaaaagaaaatagTTGGTCGGGGATTTAGCATTTTAAATTGCAAGTATCTTCACATGAGATGTATTGcacacataattaacttagttgttATTGATGGATTGAAGGAAACCAATGTTTCAGTGAAAAGGGTTAGGAAAGCGGTGAGATATATTAGGCAATCTTCTGCTAGGTTGCAAAAGTTTAAATCATGTTGTGATATGGAGGGGATTGAAAGCAAAAGTTCTTTATGCTTAGATGTGTGCACTAGGTGGAATTCCACTTATTTGATGCTAAATGCTGCACAAAAGTTTGAAAATGCATTTGATAGATATGCTGCTGTAGATCCATACTTTAAACTTAATCTTCAGTCAGGTGATAGTTTGCCAGATAGTTTGGATTGGGAAAATGTTAGGAGAGTTATAGATTTGTTGGGCCACTTTTATGATCTTACCCTGAGAATATCAGGATCTCGAAATgtcacttctaatatattttttaatgagaTCAGTTCAGTTGATTGTTTATTGCAAAAGTGGCAAGGGAGTAATGATGTCGAATTGGCATGTATGGGGGATAGGATGAAGGTGAAATTTGATAAATATTGGGGAGATCCTGATAAgatgaataaaataatttatgttGCAGTGGTAGTTGATCCTCGACATAAGTTGGAATTTATGGAATTTGCTCTTTCAACTGTGTATGGGAAAGAAAAAGGTATGGAATtggcaaagaaaaataaattggcTGTATATGAATTGTTTGATGAATACAAGATAATATATCAAGCTGAACATGGATGTGGTAGTAGTGTAACAGGAAATACAAGTGAAAACAATGAAAGTGAAGGAGTTAAAAAGAAATGA